The Ancylobacter sp. WKF20 genome contains a region encoding:
- a CDS encoding NAD(P)H-dependent oxidoreductase produces the protein MNSILHIDSSILGGYSATRALTADIVAKQQALHPGARIVRRDLVADAALHLSDAHMAVFQGAPVSDPHLGQDLATGGAYLDELFAADIVVIGAPMYNFSIPSQLKGWIDRVAVAGRSFKYGPNGPEGLVTGKKVFIASARGGVYSGQSPLAALDHQESYLLAALGFIGLTDVTIIRAEGLALGDEAKAALAGAKAQIDALAA, from the coding sequence ATGAACAGTATCCTGCACATCGATTCCAGCATTCTCGGCGGCTATTCCGCGACCCGCGCGCTGACGGCGGACATCGTCGCCAAGCAGCAGGCGCTGCATCCCGGCGCACGGATCGTCCGGCGCGACCTCGTCGCCGATGCGGCGCTGCATCTGTCGGACGCGCATATGGCGGTGTTTCAGGGCGCGCCGGTGTCCGATCCGCATCTCGGCCAGGACCTCGCCACTGGCGGCGCCTATCTGGACGAGCTGTTTGCCGCCGACATCGTCGTCATCGGCGCGCCGATGTACAATTTCTCCATCCCCTCGCAGCTCAAGGGCTGGATCGACCGCGTCGCCGTCGCCGGCCGCAGCTTCAAATATGGCCCGAACGGCCCCGAGGGGCTGGTGACCGGCAAGAAGGTGTTCATCGCCTCCGCGCGCGGCGGCGTCTACAGCGGCCAGAGCCCGCTGGCGGCGCTCGACCATCAGGAATCCTACCTGCTCGCGGCACTCGGCTTTATCGGCCTCACCGACGTGACGATCATCCGCGCCGAAGGTCTGGCGCTGGGCGACGAGGCCAAGGCGGCGCTGGCCGGCGCCAAGGCGCAGATCGACGCGCTGGCCGCCTGA
- a CDS encoding helix-turn-helix domain containing protein → MAIQKRPKLSRAEQKARRPGEILEAAFDEFAEKGFAATRVEDVAARIGVTKGTVYVYFPTKEILFEEAFRHVAAVFADLRREIERLDGGYADRLQNVLRLGYRMLADDRRVRDLLRLSLADGIRFPEMVLRHHDEFIAPLVTAIRTVVEDGVRAGELEGAAVATMPDVVGSSILHLSLWRSLFMGQRPLDEAAFIEAHLELVRRALRPVAHAA, encoded by the coding sequence ATGGCGATCCAGAAGCGGCCGAAGCTCTCGCGGGCGGAGCAGAAGGCGCGACGGCCGGGGGAAATTCTCGAGGCGGCGTTCGACGAATTCGCGGAGAAGGGCTTCGCGGCCACCCGCGTCGAGGACGTGGCCGCCCGCATCGGCGTGACCAAGGGCACGGTCTATGTCTACTTCCCGACCAAGGAGATCCTGTTCGAGGAGGCCTTCCGCCATGTCGCGGCGGTGTTCGCCGATCTGCGCCGGGAGATCGAGCGGCTCGATGGCGGCTATGCCGACCGCCTGCAGAACGTGCTCCGTCTCGGCTACCGCATGCTGGCCGATGACCGGCGGGTGCGCGACCTGCTGCGGCTTTCCCTCGCCGATGGCATCCGCTTCCCGGAGATGGTGCTGCGCCACCACGACGAATTCATCGCGCCGCTGGTCACCGCCATCCGCACCGTGGTCGAGGACGGTGTGCGCGCCGGCGAGTTGGAAGGGGCGGCCGTGGCGACGATGCCGGACGTGGTCGGCAGCTCCATCCTGCATCTGAGCCTGTGGCGCTCCCTGTTCATGGGGCAGCGCCCGCTCGACGAGGCGGCCTTCATCGAGGCGCATCTGGAACTGGTGCGGCGCGCCCTGCGCCCTGTCGCGCACGCGGCCTGA
- a CDS encoding efflux RND transporter periplasmic adaptor subunit: MTLTRWMQGAALIGALAVLAGCDSPPPAQETAVRPVKSMVVKTEAFTGAGYAGTVQPRVETDLAFRTLGRIIARDVDTGDLVTKGQLIGELDPLALKMAVTSAEADLRNAQATLENATVNEQRKKTLAATNAGSAADFDLAEQELKTAQANQAQTQASLDKAREQLGYAKLLAEFDGIVTATSAEVGQVVTAGQAVVRVARLADRDVVIDVSEARHGALKLGQPWTIALQLDPSVKAHGVLREIAPQADSNTRSYRVKIALDTPPDAFRFGSVVTAWPDEAASAGISVPARAVLTQDGATYVWVVDRTSQSVERRPVQLQPEAATGNFRVLTGLTDGDEVVLAGVHQLADGQKIRLSQETTR, encoded by the coding sequence ATGACCCTCACCCGCTGGATGCAGGGGGCCGCGCTGATCGGCGCCCTCGCCGTGCTCGCCGGGTGCGATTCCCCGCCCCCCGCGCAGGAAACCGCCGTCCGCCCGGTGAAATCCATGGTGGTGAAGACCGAGGCTTTCACCGGCGCCGGCTATGCCGGCACAGTGCAGCCGCGCGTCGAGACCGATCTGGCGTTCCGCACGCTGGGCCGCATCATCGCGCGCGACGTCGACACCGGCGACCTCGTCACCAAGGGCCAGCTCATCGGCGAGCTCGACCCGCTCGCGCTGAAGATGGCTGTGACCAGCGCCGAGGCCGACCTGCGCAACGCGCAGGCCACGCTCGAGAACGCCACCGTCAATGAGCAGCGCAAAAAGACGCTCGCCGCCACAAATGCCGGCAGTGCCGCCGATTTCGATCTCGCCGAGCAGGAGCTGAAGACCGCGCAGGCCAATCAGGCCCAGACGCAGGCCAGCCTCGACAAGGCCCGCGAGCAGCTCGGCTATGCCAAGCTGCTGGCCGAGTTCGACGGCATCGTCACCGCAACCTCCGCGGAAGTCGGCCAGGTGGTGACCGCCGGCCAGGCCGTGGTACGCGTCGCCCGCCTCGCCGACCGCGACGTGGTGATCGACGTGTCCGAGGCCCGGCACGGCGCGCTCAAGCTCGGCCAGCCCTGGACCATCGCCCTGCAACTCGACCCCTCGGTCAAGGCGCATGGCGTGCTGCGCGAGATCGCCCCGCAGGCCGATTCTAACACCCGCAGCTACCGGGTGAAGATCGCCCTCGACACCCCGCCGGACGCCTTCCGCTTCGGCTCCGTCGTCACGGCCTGGCCCGACGAGGCGGCGAGCGCCGGCATCAGCGTGCCCGCGCGCGCCGTGCTGACGCAGGACGGCGCCACCTATGTCTGGGTGGTCGACAGAACCAGCCAGAGCGTGGAGCGGCGCCCCGTACAGCTCCAGCCCGAGGCGGCGACCGGCAATTTCCGGGTGCTGACCGGCCTCACCGACGGTGACGAAGTGGTCCTGGCCGGCGTGCACCAGCTCGCCGACGGACAGAAGATCAGGCTCAGCCAGGAGACGACCCGGTGA
- a CDS encoding transglutaminase family protein, which yields MHIRYGYEITLTCQQPTALVCLLSVHEDRAADIRAPESFFTAPDVPSTTYRDLFGNRCRRLVAPAGDLMIWGDATIEDDGQLDPVLPNAREMAVPELPDDCLVYLLGSRYCETDRLSQIAWDMFGTVAPGWGRVQAVCDFVHNHIRFDYQQARSTRSAFEAFHERVGVCRDFAHLAVALCRCLNIPARYVNGHLGDIGVPVVDPMDFSAWIEVFLDGQWHTFDPRNNVPRIGRILIARGRDAADIPLINSFGPHLLKSFRVWTYEVPGPV from the coding sequence ATGCACATACGCTACGGCTACGAGATCACCCTGACCTGCCAGCAGCCGACGGCGCTGGTCTGCCTGCTCTCCGTCCATGAGGACCGCGCCGCCGATATTCGCGCGCCGGAGAGCTTCTTCACCGCGCCCGACGTGCCCAGCACGACCTATCGCGACCTGTTCGGCAATCGCTGCCGACGGCTGGTGGCGCCCGCGGGCGATCTGATGATCTGGGGCGACGCCACCATCGAGGATGATGGCCAGCTCGACCCTGTGCTGCCGAACGCGCGCGAGATGGCGGTGCCGGAGCTGCCGGACGATTGCCTCGTCTATCTGCTGGGCAGCCGCTATTGCGAGACCGACCGGCTGAGCCAGATCGCCTGGGACATGTTCGGCACGGTGGCGCCGGGCTGGGGCCGGGTGCAGGCGGTGTGCGATTTCGTCCACAACCACATCCGCTTCGACTACCAGCAGGCGCGCTCCACCCGCTCGGCCTTCGAGGCCTTCCATGAGCGCGTCGGCGTGTGCCGCGACTTCGCCCATCTGGCGGTCGCGCTGTGCCGCTGCCTCAACATTCCCGCGCGCTATGTGAACGGCCATCTCGGCGATATCGGCGTGCCGGTGGTCGATCCGATGGACTTCAGCGCCTGGATCGAGGTGTTCCTGGACGGCCAGTGGCACACCTTCGACCCGCGCAACAACGTGCCGCGCATCGGCCGCATCCTCATCGCGCGCGGGCGGGACGCCGCCGACATTCCGCTGATCAATTCCTTCGGCCCGCATCTGCTGAAATCGTTCCGGGTGTGGACCTATGAGGTGCCCGGCCCGGTCTAG
- a CDS encoding PHB depolymerase family esterase, with protein sequence MRTLSDNFAAFGGFRGLHGLSSTTQAPAGHLATLTDFGSNPGHLAGRFHVPAGLADQAPLVVVLHGCTQNAAGYDHHAGWSQLADEAGFALLFPEQHSGNNPNLCFNWFRPGDTRRDAGEALSIRQMIDAMVIAHGIDRERIFITGLSAGGAMASVMLATYPELFAGGAIIAGLAYGRASSVPEAFDCMRGQRLASDEELWALLRAASAHDGPWPRITIWQGTADHTVAPSNAEDIAAQWRSVHGLDTAPTQSETLGPRVRRRWSNADGDILIEVNTLARMGHGTPVGEDLGTAGPYMLDVGVSSTREIAGFWGICPARDADAQTAPPRRTTKANSPRGANAPAKANSPATRLAAPEAGRTPAAPRGRPQPERSSVQKTIEDALRAAGLMR encoded by the coding sequence GTGCGGACCCTCTCGGACAATTTCGCCGCCTTTGGCGGTTTTCGCGGCCTCCACGGCCTCTCGTCCACCACACAGGCTCCGGCCGGTCATCTCGCCACCCTCACCGATTTCGGCAGCAATCCCGGTCATCTCGCGGGGCGGTTTCATGTGCCCGCCGGGCTGGCCGATCAGGCGCCGCTGGTTGTCGTGTTGCATGGCTGCACCCAGAACGCGGCGGGCTATGATCATCACGCCGGCTGGTCGCAGCTTGCCGACGAGGCGGGATTCGCCCTGCTCTTTCCCGAGCAGCACTCCGGCAACAACCCCAATCTGTGCTTCAACTGGTTCCGCCCCGGCGATACACGGCGCGATGCCGGGGAGGCGCTGTCGATCCGGCAGATGATCGATGCCATGGTCATCGCCCATGGCATCGACCGGGAGCGCATCTTCATCACCGGGCTGTCGGCCGGCGGCGCCATGGCCTCGGTGATGCTCGCCACCTATCCCGAGCTGTTCGCCGGCGGGGCGATCATCGCCGGGCTCGCCTATGGCCGGGCCAGCTCGGTGCCGGAAGCCTTCGACTGCATGCGCGGGCAGCGCCTGGCCTCGGACGAGGAGCTGTGGGCGCTGCTGCGCGCCGCCTCCGCCCATGACGGGCCGTGGCCGCGCATCACCATCTGGCAGGGAACGGCCGACCACACGGTGGCGCCGTCCAATGCCGAGGACATCGCGGCGCAATGGCGCAGCGTCCATGGTCTCGACACGGCGCCGACGCAGAGCGAGACGCTCGGCCCGCGCGTGCGCCGCCGCTGGAGCAATGCGGACGGCGACATCCTGATCGAGGTGAACACGCTGGCGCGCATGGGCCATGGCACGCCGGTCGGCGAGGATCTCGGCACGGCCGGCCCCTATATGCTGGATGTCGGCGTCTCCTCGACCCGCGAGATCGCCGGCTTCTGGGGGATCTGCCCGGCGCGCGACGCCGACGCGCAGACCGCACCCCCGCGCCGGACGACAAAGGCCAATTCTCCGAGGGGCGCCAATGCTCCGGCGAAGGCCAATTCTCCGGCGACACGGCTGGCCGCGCCGGAGGCCGGCCGCACCCCGGCCGCCCCGCGCGGGCGCCCCCAGCCCGAGCGGTCCAGCGTGCAGAAGACCATCGAGGACGCGCTGCGCGCCGCCGGCCTGATGCGCTGA
- a CDS encoding cold-shock protein gives MATGTVKWFNAQKGFGFIAPDDGGSDAFVHISALERAGLSDLREGQKVGFTLVPDQRSGKMTADKLESLS, from the coding sequence ATGGCCACGGGAACCGTGAAATGGTTTAACGCCCAGAAGGGCTTCGGATTCATCGCGCCGGATGACGGCGGCAGTGATGCATTCGTTCACATCAGCGCTTTGGAGCGTGCCGGTCTCAGCGATTTGCGCGAGGGCCAGAAGGTCGGCTTCACGCTCGTGCCGGATCAGCGCAGCGGCAAGATGACGGCCGACAAGCTTGAATCGCTGAGCTGA
- a CDS encoding inositol monophosphatase: MVAAGDRTQGEAQQGQPVDALAARVALAQKLARTAGSKARRFFLRPEALHPELKSSSQDLVSEADRTVETWLRAAIGRHFPQDGIVGEEEAATRGTSGYVWVVDPIDGTMPFLVGQPNWCVSIGLAHEGRPVGGAIYAPMLRELYWAMEGAGAYLNGRRLVMNPDWTLASTTIGFGATQKATPEEVGEFVEGLYREGGVLFRIGSGALMLAYVAANRIAGYYDPMLYCWDCWAGAALIREAGGEASFAGDLANPGPIWAGNARVHADLKRLSGA; encoded by the coding sequence ATGGTGGCTGCCGGGGACAGGACGCAAGGCGAAGCGCAACAGGGGCAGCCGGTGGACGCCCTCGCCGCCCGCGTCGCGCTGGCGCAGAAGCTGGCCCGAACCGCCGGCAGCAAGGCGCGGCGTTTCTTCCTGAGGCCCGAGGCGCTGCACCCCGAGCTGAAATCCTCGTCACAGGATCTGGTCAGCGAGGCCGACCGCACGGTCGAGACCTGGCTGCGCGCCGCCATCGGCCGGCACTTCCCGCAGGACGGCATCGTCGGCGAGGAGGAGGCGGCCACACGCGGCACGTCCGGCTATGTCTGGGTGGTCGATCCGATCGACGGCACCATGCCCTTCCTCGTCGGCCAGCCGAACTGGTGCGTCTCGATCGGCCTCGCCCATGAAGGGCGCCCGGTCGGCGGCGCCATCTACGCGCCGATGCTGCGGGAGCTGTACTGGGCGATGGAGGGCGCCGGCGCCTATCTCAACGGGCGGCGCCTCGTCATGAACCCGGACTGGACGCTCGCCTCCACCACCATCGGCTTCGGCGCCACGCAGAAGGCGACGCCGGAAGAGGTCGGGGAATTCGTCGAGGGGCTGTATCGCGAGGGCGGGGTGCTGTTCCGAATCGGTTCGGGCGCGCTGATGCTGGCCTATGTCGCGGCCAACCGCATCGCCGGCTATTACGACCCGATGCTCTATTGCTGGGATTGCTGGGCGGGCGCGGCACTGATCCGCGAGGCGGGGGGCGAAGCGAGCTTCGCCGGCGATCTCGCCAATCCCGGTCCGATCTGGGCCGGCAATGCCCGCGTGCACGCCGATCTGAAGCGGCTCAGCGGCGCCTGA
- a CDS encoding efflux RND transporter periplasmic adaptor subunit, which produces MRLFPLVLIFGAFLPLAGAARAGEPAPRAVSAAPRDVRAVTAALTDYQPSIDITGSIAARIQSDLSFRTSGRVTDLLADVGDHVRKGDVLARIDNTEQRAEVDISRAKLQSAQATRVQKQLAFDRYKTLLQSKAVSQATFDQAKEDLVTAQGSEETAKANLATSEDELAYTELKADADGIITARNIEVGQVVSAAQAALTLAHDGPRDAEFNVFEAMFLDGPPIPDVDVAPIDSTARVRTRVREVSPALDTSTGTIRVKVTLPDSAQWSLGTPVKGEFRAAPRSGVVVPWSALTSERGQPAVWIIDPQTKLVALRRVKVALYRTGEVVIADGVKPAELVVTQGGQFLRDGQPVTWENLP; this is translated from the coding sequence ATGCGACTGTTTCCGCTCGTCCTGATCTTCGGCGCGTTCCTGCCCCTTGCCGGGGCCGCACGCGCCGGCGAACCCGCGCCCCGTGCCGTGTCTGCGGCGCCACGGGACGTGCGGGCGGTGACGGCCGCCCTCACCGACTACCAGCCCTCCATCGACATCACCGGGTCGATCGCGGCGCGGATCCAGTCGGACCTATCCTTCCGCACCAGCGGCCGCGTCACCGACTTGCTGGCGGATGTCGGCGACCATGTGCGCAAGGGCGACGTACTCGCCCGCATCGACAACACCGAGCAGCGGGCGGAGGTGGACATCTCCCGCGCCAAGCTGCAATCGGCGCAGGCCACTCGCGTCCAGAAGCAGCTTGCCTTCGACCGCTACAAGACCCTGCTCCAGTCGAAGGCGGTGTCGCAGGCCACCTTCGATCAGGCGAAGGAGGATCTCGTCACCGCGCAGGGCTCGGAGGAGACCGCCAAGGCCAACCTCGCCACCTCCGAGGACGAGCTCGCCTATACCGAACTGAAGGCGGATGCGGACGGCATCATCACCGCCCGCAACATCGAGGTCGGGCAGGTCGTCTCCGCCGCGCAAGCCGCGCTGACCCTCGCCCATGACGGGCCGCGCGACGCCGAGTTCAACGTGTTCGAGGCCATGTTCCTCGACGGCCCGCCGATCCCGGATGTCGATGTCGCCCCGATCGACTCGACCGCACGGGTCCGCACCCGCGTGCGCGAGGTCTCGCCGGCGCTCGACACCAGCACCGGGACGATCCGGGTGAAGGTGACGCTGCCCGACAGCGCGCAATGGTCCCTCGGCACGCCGGTGAAGGGCGAGTTCCGCGCCGCGCCCCGCAGCGGCGTCGTCGTGCCCTGGAGCGCCCTGACCTCCGAGCGCGGCCAGCCGGCGGTGTGGATCATCGATCCGCAGACCAAGCTGGTGGCGCTGCGGCGGGTCAAGGTCGCGCTCTACCGCACCGGCGAGGTGGTGATCGCCGACGGCGTGAAGCCGGCCGAACTCGTGGTCACGCAAGGGGGCCAGTTCCTGCGCGACGGCCAGCCGGTTACCTGGGAGAACCTGCCATGA
- a CDS encoding DoxX family protein, protein MSQTNLLAAVGRVLIALIFIASGASKIAAPEATQAYIASAGLPLPLISYLVAVIVELGGGIAVLLGYHARISSLAVAAFTLAAAVFFHNNLADQNQMIHFMKNIAIIGGLLQVTAFGAGGFSLDGWRQRR, encoded by the coding sequence ATGTCTCAGACCAACCTGCTCGCGGCCGTCGGCCGTGTGCTGATCGCGCTCATCTTCATCGCCAGCGGGGCGAGCAAGATCGCCGCTCCCGAGGCGACGCAGGCCTATATCGCCTCGGCCGGGCTGCCGCTGCCGCTGATCTCCTATCTGGTGGCGGTCATCGTCGAGCTCGGCGGCGGCATCGCCGTTCTGCTCGGCTACCACGCCCGGATCAGCAGCCTCGCGGTTGCCGCCTTCACCCTGGCGGCGGCGGTGTTCTTCCACAACAACCTCGCCGACCAGAACCAGATGATCCACTTCATGAAGAACATCGCGATCATCGGCGGTCTTCTGCAGGTGACGGCGTTCGGCGCCGGCGGCTTCAGCCTCGATGGCTGGCGCCAGCGCCGCTGA
- a CDS encoding DUF1488 family protein yields MTLAFPNPSRSFDASRNVVRFTGYDGMFEVSFLVEIAALVSSTADRVPERIEAACLSGFDRLRGSVYAAASKAYADGRRSPYVLTAADVR; encoded by the coding sequence ATGACGCTGGCCTTCCCCAATCCAAGCCGCAGCTTCGATGCGTCGCGCAACGTGGTTCGGTTCACCGGCTATGACGGTATGTTCGAGGTGTCCTTCCTCGTCGAGATCGCCGCGCTGGTGAGTTCCACCGCCGACCGCGTGCCCGAACGGATCGAGGCGGCCTGCCTGTCCGGTTTCGACCGGCTGCGCGGCTCGGTCTACGCCGCCGCCTCCAAGGCCTATGCCGACGGGCGGCGCTCCCCCTATGTCCTGACTGCCGCCGATGTCCGGTAG
- a CDS encoding efflux RND transporter permease subunit translates to MKTFNLSDWALEHRSLVWYFMIVFALAGTFAYLSLGREEDPDFTIKTMIIQASWPGASAQEVTEQVTDRIEKKLQELESLEHTRSLTTAGQTIIFVDLLPTTKAKDVPAIWMRVRNMVADVEGNFPSGVVGPFFNDNFGDVYGNIFAFTSDGLSQRELRDLVEDARTKVLTVPNVGKVDIVGAQDEAIYLEFSTRKTAALGIDQSAILTTLQEQNNVTQSGVIQAGPERIAIRVGGRFTSEESLRAINLRVNDRFFPLTDVATIRRGYADPPSTLFRFNGQPAIGLAVGMKTGSNLLAFGTALDETMARVVNDLPIGVTVERVSDQPAVVDEAVSGFTRALFEAIVIVLAISFISLGFRAGLVVAISIPLVLAITFLVMAYSGISLQRISLGALIIALGLLVDDAMIAVEMMVARLEVGDSLRKAATHVYTSTAFPMLTGTLVTVASFIPVGLNSSAAGEFTFTLFVVIAVSLIVSWVVAVLFTPLLGVTILPATMKKHAEHKGWFTRGFANLLRLCLRWRWVTIILTVLAFVASVAGMSLVQQQFFPSSDRPELIVDWNLPQNSSIQETDRQMAQFEKDMLVGNPAIEHWSTYVGRGAPRFILSFDVQPDDIAFGEMVILTKNLEARDKLKGELQAYLQKTFPGTDAYVKLLDIGPPVGKPVQYRISGPDLQTVRDLAQKFSAIMGSDPRLRNMSMNWNEPARVVKVEVLQDKARQLGVSSQDIATALNSIVEGSSATQVRDDIYLIDVIGRAQATERGSIDTLLNLQLPSTSGEAVPLSSLATFHYELEQPTIWRRDRIPTITIKAGITDATQPATIVDALAPQVEAFRKSLPVGYHVQVGGAVEESAKSQGPIAAVAPIMLFVMATLLMIQLQSFHRLFLVFSVAPLALIGVVIALLASNAPLGFVALLGVLALIGILIRNSVILVVQIEEMRSTGVAPWEAVIEATEHRMRPILLTAAAATLALIPISREVFWGPMAYAMMGGIVVGTVLTLLFLPALYVTWFRIRRDTPPSTPAAPLAADTAPTPAG, encoded by the coding sequence GTGAAGACCTTCAACCTTTCGGACTGGGCGCTCGAGCACCGTTCGCTCGTCTGGTACTTCATGATCGTCTTCGCCCTGGCGGGAACCTTCGCCTATCTCAGCCTCGGCCGGGAGGAAGATCCCGACTTCACCATCAAGACGATGATCATCCAGGCGAGCTGGCCGGGCGCCTCGGCGCAGGAGGTCACCGAGCAGGTGACCGACCGCATCGAGAAGAAGCTGCAGGAGCTCGAATCGCTGGAGCACACCCGCAGCCTGACCACGGCCGGCCAGACGATCATCTTCGTCGACCTGCTGCCGACCACCAAGGCCAAGGATGTGCCGGCGATCTGGATGCGCGTGCGCAACATGGTGGCCGATGTCGAGGGCAATTTTCCCTCCGGCGTGGTCGGCCCGTTCTTCAACGACAACTTCGGCGACGTCTATGGCAACATCTTCGCCTTCACCAGCGACGGGCTGAGCCAGCGCGAGCTGCGCGATCTCGTCGAGGACGCCCGCACCAAGGTGCTGACCGTGCCGAATGTCGGCAAGGTCGACATCGTCGGGGCGCAGGACGAGGCGATCTATCTCGAATTCTCCACCCGCAAGACCGCCGCGCTCGGCATCGACCAGTCGGCGATCCTGACCACGCTGCAGGAGCAGAACAACGTCACGCAGTCCGGCGTCATCCAGGCCGGGCCCGAGCGCATCGCCATCCGCGTCGGCGGCCGCTTCACCTCGGAGGAAAGCCTGCGGGCGATCAATCTGCGGGTGAATGACCGGTTCTTCCCGCTCACCGATGTCGCCACTATCAGGCGCGGCTATGCCGACCCGCCGAGCACGTTGTTCCGCTTCAACGGCCAGCCGGCCATCGGCCTCGCGGTGGGCATGAAGACCGGCAGCAACCTGCTGGCCTTCGGCACCGCGCTCGATGAGACCATGGCGCGCGTCGTCAACGACCTGCCGATCGGCGTCACCGTCGAGCGCGTCTCCGACCAGCCGGCCGTGGTGGACGAAGCCGTCTCCGGCTTCACCCGCGCGCTGTTCGAGGCCATCGTCATCGTGCTGGCGATCTCCTTCATCAGCCTGGGCTTCCGGGCCGGCCTCGTCGTCGCCATTTCCATTCCGCTGGTGCTCGCCATCACCTTCCTGGTGATGGCCTATTCGGGCATCTCGCTCCAGCGCATCTCGCTCGGCGCGCTCATCATCGCCCTCGGCCTGCTGGTGGACGACGCGATGATCGCGGTGGAGATGATGGTGGCGCGGCTGGAGGTGGGCGACAGCCTGCGCAAGGCCGCCACCCATGTCTACACCTCCACCGCCTTCCCCATGCTCACCGGCACGCTGGTGACGGTGGCGAGCTTCATCCCCGTCGGCCTCAACAGCAGCGCCGCCGGTGAATTCACCTTCACGCTGTTCGTCGTCATCGCCGTCTCGCTCATCGTCTCCTGGGTGGTGGCCGTGCTGTTCACCCCGCTGCTCGGCGTGACCATCCTGCCGGCCACGATGAAGAAGCATGCCGAGCACAAGGGCTGGTTCACCCGGGGCTTCGCAAACCTGCTCCGGCTCTGCCTGAGATGGCGCTGGGTGACGATCATCCTCACCGTCCTCGCCTTTGTCGCCTCGGTGGCCGGCATGTCGCTGGTGCAGCAGCAGTTCTTCCCGAGCTCGGACCGCCCGGAGCTGATCGTCGACTGGAACCTGCCGCAGAACAGCTCGATCCAGGAAACCGACCGGCAGATGGCGCAGTTCGAGAAGGACATGCTCGTGGGCAATCCCGCCATCGAGCACTGGTCGACCTATGTCGGCCGGGGCGCGCCGCGCTTCATCCTGTCCTTCGACGTGCAGCCCGACGACATCGCCTTCGGCGAAATGGTCATCCTGACCAAGAACCTCGAAGCCCGGGACAAGCTCAAGGGCGAGCTGCAGGCCTATCTGCAGAAGACGTTTCCGGGCACCGACGCCTATGTGAAGCTGCTCGACATCGGTCCGCCGGTCGGCAAGCCGGTGCAGTACCGGATCTCCGGCCCGGACCTGCAGACAGTGCGCGACCTCGCGCAGAAGTTCAGCGCCATCATGGGCAGCGATCCGCGGCTGCGGAACATGTCGATGAACTGGAACGAGCCGGCGCGCGTGGTGAAGGTGGAGGTGCTGCAGGACAAGGCGCGCCAGCTCGGCGTGTCCTCGCAGGACATCGCCACCGCGCTTAACAGCATCGTCGAGGGCTCCTCCGCCACGCAGGTGCGCGACGACATCTACCTGATCGACGTGATCGGCCGGGCCCAGGCGACGGAGCGCGGGTCCATCGACACGCTGCTCAACCTCCAGCTTCCCAGCACCAGCGGGGAGGCGGTGCCGCTGTCCTCGCTCGCCACCTTCCATTACGAGCTCGAGCAGCCCACCATCTGGCGGCGCGACCGCATCCCGACCATCACCATCAAGGCCGGCATCACCGACGCGACGCAGCCCGCCACCATCGTCGACGCCCTCGCCCCGCAGGTCGAGGCGTTCCGCAAGAGCCTGCCGGTCGGCTACCACGTGCAGGTCGGCGGCGCGGTGGAGGAAAGCGCCAAGTCGCAGGGCCCGATCGCCGCCGTGGCGCCGATCATGCTCTTCGTCATGGCGACCCTGCTGATGATCCAGCTCCAGAGCTTCCACCGGCTGTTCCTGGTGTTCTCGGTGGCGCCGCTGGCGCTGATCGGCGTGGTCATCGCCCTGCTCGCCAGCAATGCCCCGCTCGGCTTCGTCGCCCTGCTCGGCGTGCTCGCCCTGATCGGCATCCTGATCCGCAACTCGGTCATCCTGGTCGTGCAGATCGAGGAGATGCGCAGCACCGGCGTGGCGCCCTGGGAGGCGGTGATCGAGGCGACCGAGCACCGGATGCGGCCCATCCTGCTCACCGCCGCCGCCGCGACGCTGGCGCTGATCCCGATCTCGCGCGAGGTGTTCTGGGGCCCGATGGCCTACGCCATGATGGGCGGCATCGTGGTCGGCACGGTTCTCACCCTGCTGTTCCTGCCGGCGCTCTATGTGACGTGGTTCCGCATCCGCCGGGATACCCCGCCCTCCACGCCGGCCGCGCCGCTGGCGGCAGACACCGCGCCGACCCCCGCCGGCTGA